The DNA sequence TATCACGGAGGTGTCCAACCCCACGCAGCTCGGCTCCGCAATGGCCCTCCAGGCCTTCGTCGGCGTCATGAGCGGCTTCATCGGCCCCATCATGTTCGGCGGCCTGCTGGACCTGGTTAACGAAGAAGACAGATGGGCCTTCGGCTTCTCCGCACTTGGCGTCCTGGCCGTGATCGGCATCCTCGCCCTGGTCCGCCTTCGGTCGCTCCCCCAGAGCTGCGTCATGGCTAAAGGCAAGGGCTAGGGCGGGTCCATGGCATCGGTTACAGTCCGCAGTACAACCCACTACCGCCAGCAGGTCACAACCTCGTCCCACACGCTCGTCGCTGATGAGCCGATGGACAAGGGCGGCGACGACGCCGGTTCCAGCCCCACGGAGCTCCTTGTCGCCGCGCTCGCTTCCTGCACCTCCATCACCATTCAGATGTACGCCCGCCGCAAGGGCTGGCCTCTCGAGGCGGTGACCGTTCACGCCACACACGAGCGCATCCCGATTGTGCCGCGCCCCCAAGACCCGGCCGTCCCGCCCAACCGCGAGACGATCGCCCTGGACATCCAGTTGAAGGGTGATCTCACCGAGGAGCAGCGCGCCCGCATCCAGGAGATCGCTCGCAGGTGCCCTGTCCACCGCACTCTGGACGCGCGCCCGGAAATATCGGACACTGTGCGAATTATCAAAGAGGAGAGCACCTGATGGCTGAGCTTCGGAAGAACCGCGCCAAGCACAAGATCCACAACGGTGAGTGCGCCTTCATAGCGATGGGGTACATGAACCCCGAGCTGATCGAGTTCCTGGCCCAGTTCGGATTCGACGGGGCATGGATCGAGACCGAGCACGGCCCCGGCAGCTTCGAAGACATCCAGAACATGACGCGCGCGTGCGACGTGTGGGGCATCTCCTCGGTCGTCCGCGTGAACCTGAACGACTACGGCTGGGTCTACCGCACGCTGGACATGGGCGCGCAGTCGATCGTCATTCCCCACGTAAACACGGCCCAGGAGGCGAAGGACTTCGTCCACGCCGCCAAGTTCAAGCCAATCGGCCTGCGCGGCATGTACACGAGCCGCCAGGGTCTCGGTGTGAAGGACTACTTCCAGAAAGCGAACGACGAGACACTGCTCTGTATCCTGATAGAGGATATCGTCGGCCTCAACAACCTCCCGGAGATCCTGAAGGTCGATAACATCGACGTCTTTTTCATAGCTAACGGCGACCTGGCCCAGAGTATGGGCTACATCGGCCAGAACAACCACCCGGAGGTCCTCGCGGCGGCTGACCGCGGATACAAGATGATCCGGGACGCCGGCCGCATCGCGGGCGCGCTCGTTGTCGATTCCAATGTGGAGACATACATCAAGAAAGGGGTAAAATTCTTCGCCGTCCCCTGGACCCCATGGGTGGAGTCCGGCGCAAAGAATTTCCTGGAGAAAGCCTCCCGCGCCGAAAAGTCGCTCAAGGGTTAGGGCCCGTCCAGTCTTCGTAGGGGCGCCCCGATTCATCGGGGCGCCCCTACAAAATCCGCCCATTGACGCCACAGTCATGCCTCCCCATCCTCATTCCCAACACCCAACACCCAACACCCAACACCCAACACCCAACACCCTCTTCCCCTTTACCCGTCACCCTTTACCCTTTACCCTATTCCCATGCCCAACGTCGCCCACCAGCTCCAGCTTCACTTCGACCCCGCTCACGTCGCCATTCTCCGGCGCATCGCGGACGCCGCCGGCCGAAACGGCGCGCGCGCCTACCTTGTCGGCGGGGCGTCGCGCGATGCCATTCTCGGCGTGCCTCACCTGGACCTGGATGTCATGTATCACGGCGGGGGCCCCGACCTGCCGGACGCCATCGCCGCAGGTACCGGCGGGAGCGTAACCGCGCGCACGGAGTTCGGCACGGCGAAATTGGAAATCGAGGGCCTTCTGGTGGACCTTGCCATTGCGCGCAGGGAGACCTACCCTCACCCCGGCGCGCTGCCGGAAGTCTTTCCCGGCACGCTGGAAGAGGACGCGGCGCGCCGCGACTTCTCCATCAACGCAATCGCCGTATCGCTCTCACAAGGAACGTGGGGTGACCTCTTCGACCCGCACCACGGGTTCGAGGACATTAAGAGCGGCACGGTGCGCGCCCTGCACGGCAGGAGCTTCGCGGACGACGCAACCCGCATCCTCCGCGCCGCGCGATACGCCGGCCGACTTGGCTTCAGGCTGGACGGTGCAACCGCCGCGTGGCTGGCGCGCGACATGCATCACCTTGGCGCCATCAGCGGAGACCGCGTCCGACACGAGCTGGTTCGCATCTTCCGTGAGCCGGAGGTGAGCGAAATCCTGGCGATGCTGGAGGCCTGGGGAGCATTCCGCGCCGTGCTTCCCGAATGGATTGTTGACGCGGCCACGCTGGCGTCTGCCGGCAAAGCCGCAGCGGAGCCGGGGCCCCAGCGGGACGCGCGCATGTTGGCGCTCCTGGCCTATGCGGTGGCCCCGGGCAGGGTGGAAGCGCTTCTGGACCGTCTGCGCCCGGACGCCGAAGGAATCAAGGCGGTCCGGGACGTGCATGCCGTCAAGTCGCGTTACCCGCAGCTTGCAGAGCCGTCCCTCAAGGGGAGCGACCTCGTGTTCGCCCTGCGCGGAATGGATCCCGCCGCCGTCGAAGTCTGCGCCCTCGTCGCCGGGGACGCTTTGGTGCAGGGGAGGCTCCTGGACTATCTCAGCAGGCTGCGCGCCATCCGCCCGTCACTGACCGGCGACGACCTTCTTTCCCTGGGCGTCCCAGAGGGGCCAATGGTGGGCAGGCTGCTCCGTGAGTTGCATGTCGCCCGGCTGGACGGCCATTTGCGCTCCCGCGATGAAGAG is a window from the SAR202 cluster bacterium genome containing:
- a CDS encoding OsmC family protein, whose protein sequence is MASVTVRSTTHYRQQVTTSSHTLVADEPMDKGGDDAGSSPTELLVAALASCTSITIQMYARRKGWPLEAVTVHATHERIPIVPRPQDPAVPPNRETIALDIQLKGDLTEEQRARIQEIARRCPVHRTLDARPEISDTVRIIKEEST
- a CDS encoding CCA tRNA nucleotidyltransferase, which produces MPNVAHQLQLHFDPAHVAILRRIADAAGRNGARAYLVGGASRDAILGVPHLDLDVMYHGGGPDLPDAIAAGTGGSVTARTEFGTAKLEIEGLLVDLAIARRETYPHPGALPEVFPGTLEEDAARRDFSINAIAVSLSQGTWGDLFDPHHGFEDIKSGTVRALHGRSFADDATRILRAARYAGRLGFRLDGATAAWLARDMHHLGAISGDRVRHELVRIFREPEVSEILAMLEAWGAFRAVLPEWIVDAATLASAGKAAAEPGPQRDARMLALLAYAVAPGRVEALLDRLRPDAEGIKAVRDVHAVKSRYPQLAEPSLKGSDLVFALRGMDPAAVEVCALVAGDALVQGRLLDYLSRLRAIRPSLTGDDLLSLGVPEGPMVGRLLRELHVARLDGHLRSRDEEIAFLRARLPGA